GAGAGCCTTTAGCATGAAGGGGTTGGATGAGAAGGGGGTTATGAACCAATCCATGATAACAACATTGCGCTATTTCAGCGCATCAATTATCACCTTTGCCAGATTATCTTCGAACGTGAAGTAGGAACCATCATCCGGAAGGGTATGTGTTGCGAGTTGAATCACCTTCACTCCCGTTTCACCACCGAGCTCCTTGGCCACAGATGGCGACGTGCCAAGTTCCGCAAAGATGGCTTTGACATGGTTATCCTCGATCAGATTCTTGAGTTTAGCCAAATCCGCGGCCGAAACCTCGGCCTGTGTGCTGATACTGGGAATGATCGTTCCTATCAGCTTGAAGCCGTAACACTGAGCGAAATACCCCATCGATTCGTGGCCGGTTACCAGCTTTCGGTTATCAGGTGGCAAACTTGACACTTCATCAGATATCTTCTGGTTCAGCGCGGCGAGACGAGTTTCAAGGTCTTGTGCGCGAGCATCAACGTCAATACCCAGATCCGCCTTTAACTGTCCGGCCAGAGCAGAAACGATGCTTCTCATGGCCATCGGGTCAGTCCACAAATGGGGATCTGCAGCCCCGACAGCCTGATCCGGATCCTCT
This genomic stretch from Dehalococcoidia bacterium harbors:
- a CDS encoding metal ABC transporter substrate-binding protein, with product VTVSVPNGLDPHEWDPSAKDIEAINKADLVIQNGLGLEGGMGKTLSKAKSNGVKVFTASDYITVRHVGSGEGIPSEDPDQAVGAADPHLWTDPMAMRSIVSALAGQLKADLGIDVDARAQDLETRLAALNQKISDEVSSLPPDNRKLVTGHESMGYFAQCYGFKLIGTIIPSISTQAEVSAADLAKLKNLIEDNHVKAIFAELGTSPSVAKELGGETGVKVIQLATHTLPDDGSYFTFEDNLAKVIIDALK